A genomic stretch from Plasmodium brasilianum strain Bolivian I chromosome 9, whole genome shotgun sequence includes:
- a CDS encoding nucleic acid binding protein, whose amino-acid sequence MSLSSEKKKEEIPIKAENVTSDQILLNEQTKMNDDHNDNGGDACLINGTNENSNEGNYVLSINGKGASVNTNDSVVLNNDVNENMDDGKSRNSIITSIKRDDDKTVKYSKNHSDESSSKYEEKLQRSEIKPEEQRSSSSDAFFENVNEGCLGEAQNTDNDDNMNGKKYNGNNIIDHNTEKENIKIVYVQRESNDMDEDTTNSSLNIDINDIDKDGRKYGSNNVCDDQYVHKKSVITNNTQENDDYNNSTKDQSTDEKYFVENTVVNEEMVQEINECNNHSDDASNLKTHKGEIDNRIKRKMHTLKQNEEKKKKKKDVNNTTLHISSGSSENPDINAKEKSSENGATITYDKKNKEAKEKQKRNHMKEDHFVCADEALKGYPRIFVTRLPFEAGKKDLEKYFSKYGKIIDIYVSKNLSNNKNKGFGFVSFEKQGSMDKVLKDKLHILCGKEIVVDIASTRDNKARHLFHLPSEHYLAKYQKNEKKVMTKVHNNIINFNKYHHVYNKTNNIRDVSKNMDNNMVMQNFYNLCPTYNIVGNRMNNKHIMKNNMPVPFFPPSGYNVDPQYFNQVPYQNCAEYMGNNDYYWNMANYYNWNNMLMHNENMFNSSQVEYPYYFCNGQYVNQNPMTKNKISRKNNIIEESKLKYPPNLSTNVNYRNNCPSFIRKLPGGDEWNKRGYKLFVTKLNSATTIDTLRNYFENFGEIIDIYMPNDVCTNRPRGIAFVTFLDNDCVKKILSNKNSKHIIDGKEVVVDLADPETKSKKNLCYS is encoded by the exons aacGAAAATGAATGATGATCATAATGATAATGGTGGAGATGCCTGCTTAATTAATGGGACAAATGAAAATTCGAATGAGGGAAATTACGTTCTAAGTATAAACGGAAAAGGTGCAAGTGTAAATACGAATGATTCAGTGGTGTTAAATAATGAcgtaaatgaaaatatggaTGATGGAAAAAGTCGGAACAGCATTATAACATCCATTAAACGTGATGATGATAAAACAGTCAAGTATAGTAAGAATCATTCTGATGAGTCAAGCTCAAAATATGAAGAGAAATTACAAAGAAGCGAAATTAAACCAGAAGAACAacgtagcagtagtagtgatgctttttttgaaaatgtaaatgaaGGTTGTCTAGGAGAAGCACAAAATACggataatgatgataatatgaatggaaagaaatataatgGTAACAATATTATTGATCATAATactgaaaaagaaaatataaaaatagtgtATGTACAGAGAGAGAGTAATGATATGGACGAAGATACTACTAACAGTAGCTTGAATATTGATATCAATGATATTGATAAGGATGGTCGTAAATATGGCTCAAACAATGTATGTGATGATCAATATGTTCACAAGAAAAGTGTTATTACAAATAACACACAGGAGAATGATGATTATAATAACAGTACTAAGGACCAAAGTActgatgaaaaatattttgtagaGAATACTGTTGTTAATGAAGAAATGGTTCAAGAAATAAATGAGTGCAATAATCATAGTGATGATGCtagtaatttaaaaacaCATAAAGGGGAAATAGATAAccgaataaaaagaaaaatgcatactttaaaacaaaatgaggagaagaaaaaaaagaaaaaagatgtAAATAATACTACCTTACATATTTCATCCGGTTCTTCGGAAAATCCTGATATTAACgcaaaggaaaaaagtaGCGAAAATGGTGCCACTATAACTtatgacaaaaaaaacaaagaagcgaaggaaaaacaaaaaaggaatcACATGAAAGAGGATCATTTTGTGTGCGCAGACGAG GCCCTAAAAGGATACCCGCGAATATTCGTGACAAGACTTCCGTTCGAGGCGGGTAAAAAAGATTTAGAAAAGTACTTTTCGAAATATGGGAAgattatagatatatatgtttcCAAAAATTTATCgaacaataaaaacaaaGGATTCGGCTTCGTTTCTTTTGAGAAACAAGGATCGATGGATAAA GTACTAAAGGACAAATTGCATATACTATGTGGAAAGGAAATTGTTGTTGACATTGCTTCGACGAGGGATAACAAAGCTAGGCACCTCTTCC ATCTTCCCTCCGAACATTACTTAGCGAAATACCagaagaatgaaaaaaaagttatgaCCAAAGTTCATAATAACATTATCAATTTTAACAAGTATCATCATGTATATAACAAGACAAATAATATAAGGGATGTATCCAAAAATATGGATAATAATATGGTTATGcagaatttttataatttatgccCTACGTACAATATTGTAGGAAACAGaatgaataataaacatattatgaaaaataatatgccGGTTCCATTTTTCCCACCATCTGGGTATAATGTAGATCCTCAATACTTTAACCAAGTACCATATCAGAACTGTGCTGAATATATGGGGAATAATGACTATTACTGGAACATGGctaattattataactgGAATAATATGCTCATgcataatgaaaatatgtttaattcTAGTCAAGTGGAATACCCCTACTACTTTTGCAACGGTCAATATGTGAATCAAA ACCCAATGACCAAGAATAAAATTAGCCGAAAGAACAATATCATTGAAGAAAGTAAATTAAAGTATCCCCCAAATTTGTCGACCAACGTAAATTACAGAAATAACTGTCCATCGT TTATACGTAAATTACCCGGAGGTGACGAGTGGAACAAGCGaggatataaattatttgtcacaaaattaa ACAGCGCGACAACCATTGACACCTTAAGGAATTACTTCGAAAATTTTGGGGAAATCATCGACATATACATGCCAAAtg ACGTCTGCACAAATAGACCACGCGGTATAGCCTTTGTTACATTTCTTGATAATGATTGTGTTAAGAAAATTTTGTCCAACAAGAATTCGAAACATATAATTGATGGAAAAGAG GTCGTTGTAGATTTAGCAGATCCCGAAACGaagagcaaaaaaaatttatgttattcttga